A portion of the Acidobacteriaceae bacterium genome contains these proteins:
- a CDS encoding J domain-containing protein produces the protein MAANQQKDYYGTLGIKKTATAEEIRKAFRKLARKYHPDVNPGDKKAEEKFKELSEANDVLSDEKKRKVYDQLGFYSDNIDPAAAEAYARGGGQAGGGGARGSQGGVPFDFGGFDFSGFGGDAAGGRSSEGFGSSFRDVFSGMFNGGNARAARGPQPGTDLEYQVEIDFWTSIRGGVTRLEIQRQEQCPTCKGRAVTGGSMECPECHGSGQVTQMGGRMKFNIQCPRCGGAGKVQHACSTCSGAGVVTRREPLEFRVKAGTRDGQRIRLAGKGNAGTEGAPAGDLYLIIRVGAHKLFHRSGDDLHLTVPVTVTEAALGAKIEVPTIDGEGSAPGQSMLKIPQGTQTGQKLRMREKGVPSATREGVRGDQIVEIRIVVPKVQDERSKEILRELEKLNPANPREELLSGA, from the coding sequence ATGGCAGCAAATCAGCAGAAGGATTATTACGGCACTCTCGGCATCAAGAAGACGGCGACTGCGGAAGAGATTCGCAAGGCGTTTCGTAAGCTTGCGCGCAAGTATCACCCGGATGTAAACCCGGGCGATAAGAAGGCTGAAGAGAAGTTCAAAGAGCTTTCGGAAGCGAACGATGTGCTGAGCGATGAGAAGAAGCGGAAGGTCTATGACCAGCTTGGCTTCTACTCCGACAACATCGACCCGGCAGCGGCCGAAGCATACGCGCGTGGTGGGGGACAGGCGGGCGGCGGTGGTGCTCGTGGGTCGCAGGGCGGCGTGCCGTTTGATTTTGGCGGCTTCGACTTTTCGGGTTTTGGTGGCGATGCTGCCGGAGGGCGTTCGAGCGAGGGGTTTGGTTCGAGCTTCCGCGATGTCTTCAGCGGGATGTTCAATGGCGGTAATGCGCGGGCTGCTCGTGGACCGCAGCCGGGAACCGATCTTGAGTACCAGGTGGAGATTGACTTCTGGACCTCGATTCGCGGAGGCGTGACGCGGCTGGAGATTCAACGGCAGGAGCAGTGCCCAACCTGCAAAGGTCGCGCGGTGACTGGCGGCAGCATGGAGTGTCCGGAGTGCCATGGCTCGGGCCAGGTAACGCAGATGGGGGGGCGGATGAAGTTCAACATCCAGTGCCCGCGTTGCGGCGGTGCGGGCAAGGTGCAGCACGCATGCTCAACGTGCTCGGGTGCTGGTGTGGTGACACGCCGTGAACCGCTGGAGTTCCGCGTGAAGGCGGGAACGCGTGATGGGCAGAGAATTCGCCTGGCGGGCAAGGGCAATGCCGGGACGGAAGGGGCGCCAGCGGGTGACCTGTATCTGATTATTCGGGTGGGGGCCCACAAGCTCTTCCATCGCTCGGGCGATGATCTTCACCTTACGGTTCCGGTGACCGTGACGGAAGCGGCTCTGGGAGCGAAGATCGAAGTGCCGACGATTGATGGCGAGGGATCTGCGCCGGGGCAGTCGATGCTGAAGATTCCACAGGGCACGCAGACGGGGCAGAAGCTTCGTATGCGCGAGAAGGGCGTGCCAAGCGCAACGCGCGAAGGTGTGCGCGGCGATCAGATCGTGGAGATCAGGATCGTGGTGCCGAAGGTGCAGGATGAACGCTCGAAGGAGATTCTGCGCGAGTTGGAGAAGCTGAATCCGGCGAACCCGCGTGAGGAGTTGTTGAGCGGGGCATGA